The Nitrospira sp. CR1.1 DNA window CGGGAGGCCGCATTGCCGATTCTCACAGGAGTGGATCGCTCATAGCCCGGCAACCAGTCCAACTCGAACTCTGTCAGCCGCCGTTCGCCGCCAATGCCGTACATGATTTGCAAGTCGGAAGGCTTGCCCGCCACCGCGCGCAGCAGCCATTCGCGCCAGGCCTTGGCCTCACTATGGTATCCAGCCGTCAGCAAGGCATAGAGCGTAAAGGTCGCATCTCGAATCCAGCAATACCGGTAATCCCAATTGCGCACTCCCCCGAGTAATTCCGGAAGCGAGGTGGTCGGCGCGGCGACAATACCGCCAGTCGGAGCATAGGTCAGGGCTTTCAGCGTAATCAGCGAGCGAATGACGTCATTGCGCCAGGCGCCCTGGTACGTGCAGCGTTGCGACCATTTATTCCACCAGAGCTCGGTCTCCGCTAACGCTCGTTCCGTAGTCATCGGCTTGGGAGGCGTATCATGTGACGCTCGCCACGTCAGCGTGAAAGGTATTTCCTGGCCCTCCGCGACGCTGAAATCGGCGACGGTCGAAAATCCCTCCCCCCTCATTTCGAGCTCAGTTTCCAGGTAGACCGCATCGGGCCCGGCCACCGCCTTCAAGAAAGGGCGCTGGTAACTGACCCATGGCACGATCGATCCGTAGTCGAACCGCAGGGTCAATTCCATCTTCATCCGCACCGTTCCCTTGACTCCCGTGACGATGCGCACCACATTGATGTTGCGATCACGCGGCGGCATAAAATCGATCACCCTCGCGGTCCCCGTTGGCGTGACGTAGTGCGTTTCCAGCACCAGGGTGTCTCCCCGGTACCGTCGACGAATCGTTGTGCTATTCTCCTGGGGCGTGATGAGCCATCGGCCATGTTCTGGCGTGCCCAGGAGCGCGGCGAAGCAGGCCGGCGAATCGAAGCGCGGCAGGCACAGCCAATCGAGAGATCCCTCGCGGGAAACCAGCGCCGCCGTGTGTGTATCTCCGATCAGCGCATAGTCTTCGATTTTGGTCCCGGCATGCATCGACACCTCGCGTTAAGTGCAGTGAGATTCGTGATTGATTCATTGTAGACTGTACAGATGAGCACGAGGCGAAACAACCCTTATCATCCAGGGATCCAAGGAGGAACCATGCGAAAAATCGTGGAGAAAAAATCCCAGCCCCGCAAGAAATCACCTTCCGTGAGGAAAGGCGTCCCCAAAAGGGAAATCGAGCCGGCAGCGCATGTCATCAAGAGAAAACCGAAGAAGCGCACCTCGAAATCAACCACGACAGCCAAGGCCGCCAGGGTGAAACAGAAGACCTCGAAGCCGGCTGCGAGCCGCTCTTCCAGTTCGAGTCGCAAGGCCAAGACGGTCGGCCGTGCGGTCGGCAAGGTCTTGGGCCGAGCGATCGGAACGGTGGAGCGGGCCCTCACCCGAGTGATGCCGAATTCGAATGCCTCGAAGAAGTAGGTGGCGATCCTATCGGCGAGAGGCTCCCTAGGGGGACGCCTAGTAGAGATCCTCAATGGAGGCTTATAGAATGGAATGACGCATGAGGCAACGAACGCCTCGCGATGCGCGGAGATGGACTCCATGGCATTTCAGATCTATCGCATATTGAGCTTTGTCTCGCTGGTAGCCGCGGCGTCACCTGCTCCCGTACACGCCGCGGATCCTGCTCACCAGTCGGCGGAACCGGCGCCACCTCAAACTCCCCAGTCGCAACAACCACCGTCAGCTCCGCCTCCCTTCCGAATCGATCCGGGAATCCAGAAAGCCCCGGATACGCCTCCCAACCCTAAATCCTTCGTACAGCCACCGGTCGTTGATCCCAAGATGGCGATCGATCCGGAACGACCAGGCGGGCCAGCTAATACGGCTACGCCGCCTTCGACGCCGGGTACATCACCGGTCCCCCCACGATGAAGTCGATCACGGAAGCATGTGCCGGCGCTGACGAGCGTATACCAGCTCATCGGTAATCCTCATGCCCCGTTCATTCCAGTAGATCAGGCGGATGGCCGCTGCGAGAATCTTGCAGCCGTAAGAAACCGGCTCTCCCTCCCGAAGGTCGATGCGGTAGGCCACGCGATCGATGGCTCGCGCTTCGTCCAGCATAATCCGACATTACGCCCTGCGCGAAGCAAGGTTCGCAGCGGCCAGGTTATGTCCGCCGGTGAAAGGGCCGCCGGTGCGACCACCTACAGCAAGGGTTGGAAGAGGTCATGGTCCACACGATAGAAGAGGATGACCTTCCCCTCCATTCCACCAAGCGTCCTGGCTGCCGCTAATCTCCGAACCCGCCGTCTACGATCACCATAGGATTTCGCCCATGCTCTTGCAATCCTGCCCTCCTTTAACCGCGGTCCGGAAGAACAGGTTAGGCGCCTCCCTGGCGCCTCATTTCCGGGCGCGATCAACAGGACTACTAGGGGGCCGCCTAGTTCAGAATTGCAAAGACACATCGTTATGATCCAGCACCCAGGAGCGGCACCACACAACCGTCATTTCGTATATCGAAACCGATCACGACCACACCACCTTCCCCTTGCATGATATCCAGCTAGAGACCACACACAGATCTACATGTGCCGGAAAAGGAGTTCAGGTATGAAGATCGCCCAGGTTGCACCGTTATGGGAGAGTGTTCCCCCCCTGCTCTATGGCGGAACAGAACGTATCGTGTCATTCATCACGGAAGAGTTGGTCCGCCAGGGCCATGAGGTGACCCTGTTTGCCAGCGGCGATTCCACGACGACAGCGCGCCTCATGCCCATGTGTGCCGAAGCGCTCCGGTCCACCAGGGTTCTCATGAATTATGAGGCCCCCCTCACGACCATGATGGAGAAAGTATTCGGATCGGCGGCGGAGTTTGATCTCATCCATTCGCATCTTGAATTTATTCCGTTCCCGCTGGCCAAGCGTTCCCGAACGCCGATGCTTACCACGCTGCATGCCCGTCTGGACCAGCCGGAGCTCGTTCCGGTATTCAGGAAATTTGCCGACCTGCCGCTGATATCCGTTTCGGATGCGCAGCGTGAACCGCTTCCCTGGGCCAACTGGCAGGCGACAATTCACCCTGGCTTGCCGAAATCTCTGTATACCCCGCGGCACAACCAGGGCGAGTATCTCGTATTCCTCGGCCGCGTCGCGCCTGAGAAGGGACTGGACCGGGCCATTGAGATCGCGAAACGGGTGGAGATGCCCTTGCGAATCGGCGCCAAAGTCGATTCGCAATATGCAGGCTATTACACATCGGTGATCGAGCCGTTATTGGATCATCCCCTGGTGGAGTTTCTGGGTGAAGTCACAGACATCGAAAAAGATGATTTGCTGGGACATGCCTATGCCCTGCTGGCTCCCTATGCCTGGCCGGAGCCGTTTGGCCTGGCGTTGATTGAATCCTTGGCGTGCGGCACTCCCATTATCGGGTCCCGTTGCGGCGGCATCCCTGAAATCGTTGAGCATGGGGTGACAGGTTTCCTCTGCGACACGCTCGACGAGATGACCCAAGCAATCAGGCACGTGTCGGTGCTGGAACGCACCCGATGCCGGCAGGCTTTCGAAGAGCGGTTCTCGTCGGAACGAATGGCGCAGGAATATCTGGCGGTCTATGGGCAGCTGCTGGGCATTCGTACTAGGACATCACTGACGTCTTCAGATCTGGCTTCCGGTCTGACTCCCTTGGGCCAGGCCTGAACATGGTTCACACGCGCGAAGGGCAGGTACTTTTTCGAGCGCCTGCCCTTCCGACCATTCCAGATTCTTTTCCTTATCGCGTCCTGCGCGGGTCTCCACCTTCGCATCCAGGAGCCTGACCGGAAAGTAATCCGCTGGCACCGCTCGGGCCGCTTCCACCCGCGGCCTCCCGAAGCTGGCCATCTCATCCATAAGTCCCTGGAGGTCGGAAGACTTGGCTTTGCCGTCGCTTATCGGCGGACTGTGCTGAATCTCCCCTTTCTTCACCGTCGATTAACAGCAAGTGGAGCGTACCGTCTTTGGTTATACATTAACTCCATCCGATAGGTTGTGGCCATTTGCAGTCGTTGGAGAGAATGACGGCATCTCAATCGCGACCTACCAATAGGGCTTATACCCATAATGGGTATGCAGCCGCTCGGCCCAGGCAGAATCCGCCATGTCAGGCCACCGGTCCTTGTCGAACCCTTCCGCCTGCTCCAACCGTTCCCGGGACACATTCAGGATGAAGAAATCTCCTCCCGCGGAAATCGTCAGCGCGCCCCACGGAAGGGCGAACAGTTTATCGCCCAAGCCGAGAAACCCTCCGAAGGACAGCACGGCATACGCAATCCGTCCCTGGCCTAGATCGATCATGAGCGAATCAATCTCTCCCAGATCCTCGCCTGCCGCGTTTTGAACCGCGGTGCCTTCGATCGTTGAAGCTGCGACTAATCGTCGACCAATATGTGTGGCCATCACTCTCCTCCTCTGCTGTATAGGCATCACTCTCCAGGTGTCTGTATGGGATTCTTTCTCCGCCCTCGTCCATCGAGATCAACCCTCTTCCTTTTAGTAATACCCCCCGAACCTTTCAGGAGCAGCTAGGAAGGCCCCTAGCCCACCTTATTCTTGACGGTCCGTCGTGAAATCGCCGAGTCACATGGCGAGACCGGCGCGCGGAGCCGGGAGGACTCGTGGCGTCCTCGTGCAGAACGGTGAGGGGCCGAGGGGCGACGCCGACGGCCAAAGGCCCGTCGCAGCAGTGAATCGGCGAGTGCAGCAGAAGTGCTCACGAATAAGGCGGGCTAGACATGATGCAGCAGGAGAACGTGTCAGAAAGCCCCACTATCCAAGTGGAGTTCGGCTCGCGATCAGGAGCAACGTTCCAGGAGGGCAACCGGGCAATCACGTAGGACCTGATTGATCGGCAGCACCTGCCGCCCGTTTTCGGTGACCGTTTCGAGACGTTGGCCGGTGAGGAGATTGAGATAGTCCGATCCCGCCTTCCAGGACGGAACCGTCAGGCGGGTGTCCTGCCATGGATCGTCAGGCTGCGTCGAAGCCCCGGACGTTTGGATCAGCTCCGTACTGAGACGTGGAAACACGGCGACGATGGCCTGTTCGTGATGCAATCGAGCAAAGGCACAGATATTCGACTTCCGGACGCCGTCGCAATCGAGCGGCACATAATCGCCTTCGAGATAGAGTGCCGCATGTTCCCGCCTGTGACGAAGGCCGGTTTGGAGCAGATACAACTTGATCCGGCCATCTTCCCAGGATTCCATCAACCGGCGAACCAGCGCCGTCCGGCCGACATCATCCTGGCGACCATGTTGCTGACATTCTTTCAACAGGCTGGCCCGAAGATCGAAATCAACCGGCCTCCGATTGTCGGGATCGACGAGACTCAAGTCCCATAATTCCGTGCCCTGGTAACAATCGGGAATTCCCGGCGCAGTCATCTTCACCAGCAACTGCGCTAAGGCGTTGTTCATGCCGCATCGGGCCACAAACGCGTGAAACCGGAGAAACTCCTCGAGGAACGGATTGGAGGAGGATCGGTCGAGGATGGCGCGAACAAATTTCCGCACCGCCGCTTCGTAGTCTTCCCGGGGATTGATCCATGCGGTATGCACCTTCGCCTCGCGCAGCGCTTTGACCATATACTGCTCAATACGCTGCGTGAACCCCTCAGACTGGCTCTGATCCATCGGAGTCGAGGGCCACACTCCCAGCAGCGTTTGGTACAACAGGTATTCCTCATTACGATCAGGAGCCACGATCTCATCGACTTCGGTCCGGAAACGCCTGTTGTGTTTCGCCCAGGAGGCCAGGACAGTCCTCCAACGCTCGGGGATCTCCGACAACACGTTGATTCTCGCACGCACATCCTCGCCACGCTTGGTGTCATGCGTCGACGTGGTCAGAAGCGAGTGGGGCCAGTGCGCGCACCGTTCTCGGAGAGCCTTATGAAATGCCTCCACGGACAGTCCATATTGAGCCGGTTCGCCACCGACTTCATTGAGGGAGACCAAGCGGTTATACATATAGAAGGCCGTGTCCTCAATCCCTTTTGCGGTCACAGGACTGGTGGTCTGTTGGAACTTGGTCACAAATCGCATCTGATCTGCTCGGGGCAATTTAATGCGATCGTCCAATCGCTTCAACAGAATGTCCCTGACGAAATCGAAGACCTGGCCGCTCAAGGTAGGATTGCGGCGTTTCGCCCGGTTCACGGCCATCATGATGTAGGTCCGGTCCCGCTCCAACACGTCTTTCTGGTCCGCCGTGATGTAGGAGCGATACACGGGAAAGCAGGCGATTAGTTCGGTGATGGCATGGGTCAGACTATTCAGCGTGAAATCCCGGTATTGCCGGTCTTTTTCAGAGAGGAGATTCAATTGGTGCCCAAGCACATGGAGTTCGCTGGACATCGATGCCCGCATGATCAACTTTTTCGTCAGATAGACCAGATCGTCGTACACGA harbors:
- a CDS encoding glycoside hydrolase family 15 protein codes for the protein MHAGTKIEDYALIGDTHTAALVSREGSLDWLCLPRFDSPACFAALLGTPEHGRWLITPQENSTTIRRRYRGDTLVLETHYVTPTGTARVIDFMPPRDRNINVVRIVTGVKGTVRMKMELTLRFDYGSIVPWVSYQRPFLKAVAGPDAVYLETELEMRGEGFSTVADFSVAEGQEIPFTLTWRASHDTPPKPMTTERALAETELWWNKWSQRCTYQGAWRNDVIRSLITLKALTYAPTGGIVAAPTTSLPELLGGVRNWDYRYCWIRDATFTLYALLTAGYHSEAKAWREWLLRAVAGKPSDLQIMYGIGGERRLTEFELDWLPGYERSTPVRIGNAASRQFQLDVYGEMMDTMHQARESGLAGSNDSWRVQHAIMEFLESAWDRPDEGIWEVRGPRRHFTHSKVMAWVAVDRAVKAIERCHFEGPLEQWRALRATIHDQVCREGYDSNRGTFVQYYGGTSLDGSLLMIPLVGFLPAFDPRVQGTLHAIERELTVDGLVMRYQPSGQLDGLPGDEGMFLPCSFWLVDNLLLSGRVDEARRLYERLIGLSNDVGLLAEEYDLKNQRLVGNFPQAFSHVSLIDSAYGFSRMESPAERRQRS
- a CDS encoding glycosyltransferase, coding for MKIAQVAPLWESVPPLLYGGTERIVSFITEELVRQGHEVTLFASGDSTTTARLMPMCAEALRSTRVLMNYEAPLTTMMEKVFGSAAEFDLIHSHLEFIPFPLAKRSRTPMLTTLHARLDQPELVPVFRKFADLPLISVSDAQREPLPWANWQATIHPGLPKSLYTPRHNQGEYLVFLGRVAPEKGLDRAIEIAKRVEMPLRIGAKVDSQYAGYYTSVIEPLLDHPLVEFLGEVTDIEKDDLLGHAYALLAPYAWPEPFGLALIESLACGTPIIGSRCGGIPEIVEHGVTGFLCDTLDEMTQAIRHVSVLERTRCRQAFEERFSSERMAQEYLAVYGQLLGIRTRTSLTSSDLASGLTPLGQA
- a CDS encoding PRC-barrel domain containing protein, translating into MPIQQRRRVMATHIGRRLVAASTIEGTAVQNAAGEDLGEIDSLMIDLGQGRIAYAVLSFGGFLGLGDKLFALPWGALTISAGGDFFILNVSRERLEQAEGFDKDRWPDMADSAWAERLHTHYGYKPYW
- the treY gene encoding malto-oligosyltrehalose synthase — protein: MPRIPVATYRLQLNHTFTFRDATRIVPYLHALGITDCYVSSILKAVPGSMHGYDLVDPECLNPELGTEEDFAAFTAALRQYDMGLLLDVVPNHMGIGSRENRWWWDVLEHGPGSRYATAFDIDWSPLKRELEDKVLLPILGEQYGAVLENQEIQLAYADGGFLVTYFEHRFPVAPQSWAGILSFRLADLTGRDGEQDDHVQELRSILTALKNLPPRNERDPDRIAERYREERIIRRRLSDLLHDSETIRAHLSASVETYNGVKGDSASFDRLDALLNEQSYRLASWRVASEEINYRRFFDINELAAIRTEESRVFHESHQVVFRLLKSGVATGLRIDHVDGLYDPEHYLVQLQEWASRELQPAPSGEPASLFVVVEKILGKGESLPATWPVSGTTGYDFLNLVNGLFVQSAKERSMDAVYQRFVGQRIVYDDLVYLTKKLIMRASMSSELHVLGHQLNLLSEKDRQYRDFTLNSLTHAITELIACFPVYRSYITADQKDVLERDRTYIMMAVNRAKRRNPTLSGQVFDFVRDILLKRLDDRIKLPRADQMRFVTKFQQTTSPVTAKGIEDTAFYMYNRLVSLNEVGGEPAQYGLSVEAFHKALRERCAHWPHSLLTTSTHDTKRGEDVRARINVLSEIPERWRTVLASWAKHNRRFRTEVDEIVAPDRNEEYLLYQTLLGVWPSTPMDQSQSEGFTQRIEQYMVKALREAKVHTAWINPREDYEAAVRKFVRAILDRSSSNPFLEEFLRFHAFVARCGMNNALAQLLVKMTAPGIPDCYQGTELWDLSLVDPDNRRPVDFDLRASLLKECQQHGRQDDVGRTALVRRLMESWEDGRIKLYLLQTGLRHRREHAALYLEGDYVPLDCDGVRKSNICAFARLHHEQAIVAVFPRLSTELIQTSGASTQPDDPWQDTRLTVPSWKAGSDYLNLLTGQRLETVTENGRQVLPINQVLRDCPVALLERCS